CGAACACCACCCGGTCGGCGAGGAAAGGGGGTTCACCGGAGTCGAGGATCACCTGCTGGCGGCCCCGCCCGTCCGGTGCCGCCCCGTCGGCGGCCGTGCGCCGCAGATCGGTCACCCGGGCCCGGTGGACGTACAGCCGTACCGAGGCGGGCCGCTCACGGGTCACGGTCGCGAAGAAGTGGCGCAGATAGCGGCCCTGGTCGCGGCGGGCGGCGTAGGCGCCGTCGTGGAGCGGGGCGTCGAGCCATCCCGCAGTCGTGGGGCCGGGCCGCGGCGGCCCGTCGCACTCCACGCTCTCGTCCGGGTACATCGTGACCTGCTCGGCGGCGGAGTTCATCCACAGCAGTCCGGACTGGTCGGTGCGCCAGGTGCGGCCGGCGCCCGGCGGGTACGGGTCGACGATGTGCAGATCCAGGGGCCGGTCGCCGTACAGGGCCGGGACGTTGGCGAGGATCCGCTCGACGATCGAGGCGCCGCGCGGGCCGCAGCCGATGATGCAGAGGGAGCGGGCCGGGCCCGTGTGGTCGTTCAACTGGACTCCGTCCGTTGGCCGCTGTCCGGACGTGGCGTACGCGCACAGATAGGGGCCCGGTGGCCCGTGCACGGAGCACGGGCCACCGGGCGCCGTGTCAGCAGCCGGTGCTGACGGTGGAGCCGAGCGCCTGGGCGTCACGCTCGCCCGGCACCTCCAGACCCTGAAGATCCATGATGCTCATCTCGAACCCCTCCCTTCCGTTGTCCGATCCGGGTGCGTACAGTGCGTAGAGGACACCGAACTCGGTGTCAGCAGCCGCCGCTGACGGTGGAGCCGAGCGCCTGAGCGTCACGCTCGCCCGGCACCTCCAGACCCTGAAGATCCATGATGGTCATTGCGACACCTCCCTTCGGGGGTGAGCAGGAGCGGTGGACAGCGGAGCTGATGTCCCAGGTGCCGTTGCGGGACACCTGGAGCCGGTGGGACGGGCATTGCGGTGCACGGCCCGCCGGCGTCACATCAGCAGCCGGTGCTGACGGTGGAGCCGAGCGCCTGGGCCTCACGCTCGCCCGGCACCTCCAGACCCTGAAGATCCATGATGGTCATTTACGACACCTCCCTTCCGTTGTCCGCAGTGCCCGCCGTCCCGGACGGGGCGGTGGGGTTCGCGGCGCCATGGGCGCCGCGGGCGCGCTCCGGGGCGGCCGAGTGAACGGCCGCGGCGGACCGCGAGTCGGTGAGGAACGGGAGCAGTTCGGTGCCCCGTTCGGCGGCGCCGAGGGCCAGCAGTACGCCGGCCCCGCCGGTGGCCACGTCCATGGAGATCCGGGCCCGGCCGTCACAGGGGAAGACCGTCGCGCCGTTCAGCGTCATGGCGTGCTGGTGAAGGTTGGTCAGATGGCGGCGCAGCTGCCGCTCGGCGGTCTCCGCGGGCAGCGGGACCCACTCGCGCAACGTGGCGAGGGTGCCGATCAGTCCGGCGCGTCCGCCCCACAGCCCCGACTCGATGACGAAGTCGGAGGAGCAGGCCCGCAGCAGGGCCGGCAGGGCCTCGCGGATCCGCGCGTCGTCGCGGTGGCGCAGGAGATCGGCCGCCACCAGGGCGATGCCCGCGCTGCCGTTGTCGAGATAGGGCAGCAGCCGGAACCCCTCGTCGACCTGGAGGGTGTCCTGCGGTCCTGACGCGCAGCGGTCGAGGTCGCGGTGCACGGCCCGGACGGCCTCGTCCAGCAGGCCCCGGTCGCCGGTGGACCGGTGGGCGCGGAGCAGGAACAGCGCCGGTCCCGACCAGCCGTACATCAGCCCGGCGGCGTGGGTGGAGCCGCGCCGGCGCTTGTGCTCGACGGGCTCGGTACGGGCCGCCGCGAGCCGCTCCGTGACGCGGTCGGCGAGGCCGAGGGCCTGCTGCCGCAGGGCGGCGCTGTCCAGCGCGTCGGCGAAGTGCAGAAGGTTCAGACCGACGCCGGACAGGCCGCGGTAGAGGCTGGGGCAGTGGCGTACGGAGAGCCGGTCCGCGGCCCGGTCGAGGGCGCGCAGGGCTCCCTCGTCGTCGCCCAACTCCCGTAAGACGTAGGCCATTCCGTGCAGACCGTCGTAGAAGCCGGTCCGCTCGGCGGGGACCCGGTCGACGGCGGCGCGCAGCCAGGCCGCGCCCTCCTCGTCGTGTTCCCCGAGGACGGTGTGGCGGGCCCACAGGACGCCGGCCGCGCCGTGTCCGAAGCCCGCGCCGCCCTCGGCGAACTGGGCGAAGTCGCCGGGGTACAGCCGGTCCGTGCGGTGCGGGGTGGCGCTGTCGCGCAGCCCGCGGCCGATCGAGGTCAGCACGTCGGGCGGTGGGAACGCCCCCGGGGCGCTGCGGAGCGGGGAGGTCGTGTTGTCGTTGGGGGCGAGCTGGGGGGCCAGCCGTGCCACCAGGTCGCCCGGGAGGCCGAACCGGCGTGCCGCGGTGTCGAGCAGCGCCGACGCCTTGTCGGGTGCCAGCCCGCCGAGCGCGGCGAGCGGCAGGAACATCCACAGCGCGATGGCGGCCAGTGCGTAGTGGTCGCCGTCCGCGCCGGTGGCGTCGGCCCGGTGGAAGCCCGGGGCGCCGAGGCTGCTGGGGGTGGCCAGGTCGATCGCGTCGGCCACCTCGAAGTCCAGCAGGACGGGGATGTCGCCGGGCTGGATGATGAAGTTGCCCGGGTGCAGGTCGCCGATGCGGACCCCGCGCCCGTGCACCGAGGCGATCAGCGCCTCGATCCGGCCGAACAGGGCCAGGGCGCGGTCCCGGTGGGCGGCCACGGCCGACTCGTCGGGTTCGGGCACGGTCAGCGGATAGATCCCGGCGAGCCAGGACTGGAAGTCCTGCCCCTCGATCTCCTCCAGGACCAGGAACAGGTGGTCGCGGACCTGGAAGGTGCCGAAAGTACGGGGGATGCCGGGCAGTCCGGCCAGCTTCGCCAGGATCCGGTGCTCATGGGCGAGCCGGGCGACCGCGTCGCGGCCGACGCCGTCCGTACCCGAGTACGGCCGGCCCTCCTTGAGGACGACGCTGCGCTCCCCGGCGCCGAGGGCGTGGTCGCCGGCCGGCTCGGCGCGGTAGACGCCGCCGCCGTGCGAGAAGTGCAGCGCACCGGTGATCCGGTACGGGAAGTCGTCCACGGCCTGCCGGGCGGCCAGCGAGTCCTTGAGGATGTCCGGCATCCCGACCCAGTCGGGAGTGTGGAAGACCGGGGCGCGGCGGTCCGGTTCCGGTGTGCCGTCAGGGCGCCGGAAGGCCGTCACCAGTTCGCCGTCGGCGTCCTCCATGTAGCGGGTGCGGAAGCCGCCGTAGCGTACGTACAGCGGGCCCTCGCGGAAGCGCAGATCGGTGAGGACGTACGGGCCCGGCCGGCCGCCGACGAGCGCGTCCAGGCCTTCGAGGGTGCGGGCCAGCTCGGCCTCGTCCACGGGGTAGACGGTCAGCAGCTTGCCGGCGGAGGAGCGCTGGGCGTACTTGCGGCTCAGGGCACGCAGGACGTTGGCGCTCTTGAGGTACTTGAAGGCGATGCCGTGCCGGGTGCAGTGGGCGGCGACATCGGCGAGGGTGCGGTGGGCGTCCTCCTGGGCCGCGCTGACGTGGATCTTCCAGCCCTGGTCGGGGAGGTGGTCCTCGGGCGGCCGGCAGAAGGTCCAGGCATCGTTGTCGTCGCGGGTCCAGCCGTCGGGCAGCGGCGGGGCGGGGAAGCGGGTGGCTTCCAGGTCCCAGTTGCCGGGCCAGTCGAAGAAGGTGCGGTCGGCCAGGGCGAAGCTCTCGGCGCCGTCTCTCATGCGGCACCTCGCGCGGGGGCGGCGGCGGCCGGGACGGGCTCGTCGGTCCGGGCGGTGTCATGGAGCCCGTCGGCACGGGCGGCGGCGTCGGGCGTGGCCCCGTCGTGCTGTGCGGGGTCGTCGTCCAGGAACTCCGCGAGCGCGGTGCGCCCGGTCGTCGTCAGATGCTCGGCGAGGACGGCGCGGGCCTGGGCCTTGTCGTCCCCGTCCACGAAGTCGGCGAGTCCGACGGCCAGTACGCGGTTGTCGGCGCTGGGCTTCAGCGAGGCGTAGTGCTCGTCGCGCAGCAGCCCCCACACGATCGAGTCGTGATACGCGCCGTCGAGATAGCAGTGGTCGCGCAGGATGCCCTCGACCACGAACGGGGTCTTGGTCATCAGCCGGATGATGCCCTTGTTGTAGCCGGCGGTGGTGACCTGCACCCGGTGCGCGTCGAGTTGGTGGAAGAGGTAGTCGACGAGCAGGACGACGGCCTCCGCGCCGTAGCCGCGGCGCCACAGCTCGGGGGAGCCGATCGCGCCGCCGACGGTGAAGCCGCCGATCCGGCCGCTGCGCTGGTAGCTGACGGTGCCGATGCCGTCGCCGTCCTTCGTACGGATCACCAGATGGTGGACCCGCCCCGAGCGGTTGGCCGCTTCGACCTCGGCGGCGCCCAGCAGCTCCCAGTCCCCGCTGAGCACGGCGGCCGGCGAGCCGGGCCGCAGCCAGGAGGCGATCGCTGCCCAGTCGTCGTCGCCGGGCCATTCCAAGGTCACCAGTCGTCCCTGCATGATGCGTCTCCCTCCTCAGCCTGTGTAGCGGGTCAGTACGAGTACGGCGTTGTGGCCGCCGAATCCGAACGAATTGCTCAGCACCACGTCGCCGTCCCAGTCGCGGGCGCCCTTGACCACCAGGTCGAGATCCGGTTCCTCGGGGTGGTCGCAGTTACGGATCGGTGGGATCTTGCGGTCCCGCAGCGAGAGCACCGCGGCGATGGCCTCGACGGCTCCGGATGCACCGAGCATGTGCCCGGTCATGCTCTTGACTGCGGTGATCGGCGTACGGGGCAGCTGGTCGGGGCCGAGCACCTCGCGCAGGATCGCCGCCTCGATGCGGTCGTTCTGCACGGTGCCGGTGCCGTGGGCACTGACCTGCCCGACCTCCTCGGGGGCCCGGCCCGCGTCGGCGAGCGCACCGCGCACGGCGCGGATGGCTCCGGCGCCGGTCGGGTCGAGGGCGGTCACATGATGGGCGTCGGTGGTGGCGGCGTACCCGGCCACCTCGGCGAGGATCGGTGCGCCGCGGCGCTCGGCGTGCCCGGCCTCCTCCAGTGTCAGGACGCCGGCACCGACGGCCATCACGAAGCCGGCGCGGTCCCGGTCGAAGGGCCGGCTGGCTCCTTCGGGGTCCTCGTTGCGGCGGGAGAGGGCCTGCGCGTTGGCGGTGCCGGCCAGGTCGGTGGCGGTGAGTGAATCGTCCGCGCCGCCGGCCAGGGCGATGTCGGCACGGCCGGAGCGGATCAGCTCGGTCGCCTCGCCGATGGCCACCGCGCCGGTGGCACAGGCCGCGGAGACCGCACAACTGGGGCCGCCGATGCCGTACTTGATGGACAGCAGGCTGGCCGGGTGGTCGATGGCGGTGAGGACCGAGTGGTACGGGGAGACCCGCCGCGGGCCCTTTTCCTTGAGGACGTCGTACTGCTGCTGGATCGCGTGGGCGGCGCCGTAGCCGGAGCCGATCACCGCGGCGAAGCGGTACGGGTCGATGCCGGCCGGCGGTTCGAGGCCGGCGGCCCGCAGGGCCTGGGCGGCGGCGACCACCGCGTACTGGGTGAAGCTGTCGCTGCGCCGGGCCTCCTGCGGGGTGAGGTAGCCGGTCGTGTCGAAATCGGTGACCTCCCCGCCGATACGGACCGGGAGGTCCGAGGCATCGAAGCGGGTGACGGGACCGAGGCCGCTACGGCCGGCCAGGAGAGCGGCCCAGAAGTCCGCGGTGGTGTTTCCCACGGGGGACACCACGCCGCAGCCGGTGACGACAACGCGCCGCCGATCCTCGCGCAACTCCATGGAACTCGCCTCCTACTTTTCTGCCCCGTTGTCACGCTTGGGGCGTCCTCATGACCAGAAACATGACAGGTGAGTCATCGTGCTGTCAACAGCCTTCGCGGAAGGTGGTCAGTCATCGAGGCCCACCCCTATGGACGGCCAAGCCTCGCACCAGCGGAAACGCTCTCAGGAGCGTGACTGACTGAGTCACGAAAATTGACTATGGCAGGCAGATGGGCGGGCAGATGATGGCGGTTGCCCGGCGCCGGGGGGTGCGTCCGGAGGGGGCGGCGACGGACGGAGCCGGGGTGCCTGCGGGGCACTGGCGGGGCGCGGTGCGGGCGCCCCCACTGCGCCCCCTGGCCGCCCCTGACCGCCCCGTTGACGCCCCCTCTGACGCGTCCACACCGCCCCCGCGACGCCTCCATGCCGCCCTCGCACCGCCCCCGCGCCGCCCGCTGGTCGGGCCGGGAGTACATAGAAAGTGACAGACGACGGGTCGGAAAGTGCCTACCTGCGGATGATCCGAATGTGCCGGGCGGACGGGACGCTGGTCCGTACAACGAGCTCCGACACCATCACAAGGAACGAGGGGAACTCATGAAGGGTATTGCCGTAGGTATTGTTCTGGCGATCGTAGGTCTGGTCCTATGGCTGACCACAAAGGAAGTGGAGACCCCGATCGTCTCGCTTCACAAGGCCGGGCTGATCCTGGCCATCATCGGTGGCGCAGAGGCCTTGTTCGCGCTTCTGGGATTGGGAAAGAAAGCTAATAAATAAACGCGCATTGCGCGCAATAACGGCATTTTCGCCGCCGCGGCACTTTGGCCCCGGCGGTCGTCAGTCCCGCTTTTCGAGGAGGTCCGCCAGCCGTTCCCGGGCCCGCTCGGCGTGCCGGTACGCCTGGGCCCGCCGGAACAGCTCAGCGGAATACCGGAAGTGCCCGGCCGCCCTTTCCCGGTCCCCCACCCGCTCGCATGCCGCCGCGATCTCCAGGAGCGCGGCGGCTTTCTCATGGCTGCGGCCCGTATCGGGCAGCGCGGCCAGCTGCTCGCCCAGCGCAAGGAGGCGGCCGGTGTCACCGGCCGCCTCCGCGAGGACCGCGTCCGCGGTCGTCAGCCAGAGCGGGAACTCCGGTTCCTGCGCCACCGAGGCCACGACCAGGCCGCGCTCGACGATACTGCGGGCCTCCGCCGTCTCCCCGCGGTGCAGCAACAGCAGGGCGTAATGCCCGTTGACCTTCTCCCAGAGCGGGAAGCCGGCGCCCGGGGGCACCCGGCGCGCACACTCCCCCAGCAGGGCGGCGGCACGCTCCGCCTCGCCCCGGTCGCGCAGGTCGAGCGCCCGGTGCAGATCGATGGCGGCGCGCGGCCCGGGGAGCACACCGTCCGCCGAGGGCCGGCCGTGGTCGGTGTCGGGAGCCCAGTCCGGGCAGCCGCTCCAATACGCGCAGCGGGTGAGGACTTCCAGGACCAGCAGGGAGTGGAAGCCGGTGCCGGGGCGCTGACCGGCGCATTCGAGGAAGCCGGTGAGGGCGTAGCGCAGCCCGTCCTGGACCCGGCCGGCCGACTCCAGGAGGTCGGCCAGCGCGATCAGGGCGCGCAGCCGGGGCTCGGCGAACGGCGCGGGAGCCGGGGCGTCCAGCATCCGCAGCAGGACCTCGGCACCCTCGTCGGCGCGGCCCAGCGTGCCCAGTATTTCGGCAATGGCGAGCTGCGCCTCGGTGAATACGTCGTCCTGCCGGCCGGCCGGCTCCATCTCGGCCAGTGCGCGGAATTCCGACAGCGCACCCACGGCGTCCCCGCCGTCCCATTGCCTGCGCGCCGCCACCAATCGCCCGACGAGGTCGAGCCTGCGGACCCGGCCGGTGGTTTCGGCCTGCTCTGCGGTGCCGGATATTTCGTCCACGCCGACCCCGAGGCGTTCCGCGAGGATCTTGAGTGCCCGGCCGCTGGGAATACGCTTCCCGCGTTCGACGAGCGAGATGTAGCTGGACGACATTTCAGACCCGGCAAGGTCGTGCTGGGTCATTCCAGCGCCGACCCGGAGCTCTTTGATTCTCCTCCCGGTGTCCGCCAGCTCAGGCATTCGACAAGCCCTCCGGATTTCGAACAGTGGATGACTCCGGCCGACTGCATCAAAACGGCGAGTCACAATGAGTGGTGGGCACTTTACCAAGCAGTCAAGAAGAAGTCGACCGCTATTCGGATTCCTTCACCGGTCTTCACCGGGCCCGCCGAGATCATTTCGAGGGGGCTCGGCGCATTGTGCGGAGCCCCTCGCGAGAGGCCGGTGCGCACAACGGAAAACCGGCCGCCGGGTACACCGAACTGTGTGCGGCGGCGCCATGGGTCAACCTTTCGATGTACTACCGCACGGCGATGCACACCCCCGCGGCGGCGTGGTCGGATGGGGCCGCAAGCGCCCCACCACCGCCGGACTCCGCGGAGGCACCACAGATGACGCAGCCCCAACGCCCCGATCTGCACAAGGATGTGGCGTCCCCGCACACCTCGTCGCCCTCGGTGCTGGCCTCGGACGCCGAGCGCGAGGCCATGGTCGAACGGCTCCGCGAGGCCACCGCGGAGGGCCGGTTAACCCTGGAGGAGCTGGCCGAGCGCTCCGAGGCCGCCTATCTGGCCCGTACCCACGCCGAGTTGATGTCCGTCGGCGAGGATCTGCCGCACGTGACACCCCCCGCCTCGGCAGGGACCGCCACCGGACAGCGCACCTTCCGCGCCACCTTCGGCGACCTCGTCCACCACAGTCCCGTGCTGGAGCACGGCATCGCGGCGACCGCGGTCTTCGGAGATCTGACCCTCGACCTGTGCGCCTCCCCGGCACCGTCCACCGGCGAGCTGACCATCGAGGCCCGCGCGCTCGTCGGCGATGTGCACCTGCTGCTGCCGGAAGGCGTCCGGGTCGAGATGAACTGCTCCAAGGTCCTCGGTGATCTGCGCAATCTGACCCGGGAGCACGCCGGCCCGGCGGCCATCACCCCGCTCGTACGGATCAACGGCTCCGCCGTCCTCGGCGACATCATCGTCGCCCACCCCGACAGCGACCGCCGCACGTACTGGCAGAAGTGGCTCGACGAGCGCCGCAGCCGGGCCTGAGCCGAGGAGAATCCGTGACGTCCCCTCAGGTCCTGCCCCCCTCCGCACCGTCCGCCCCGCTCCTCGACGAGCCGCGGATAGGCCTGCGGGCCACGGTGCGGCACACCGGCGCGCTGGCCCGCCGCAATCTCCTCCAGATCCGGCAGAACCCGACGTCGATGACCGACGCGCTGCTGATGCCGATCGTGCTGACCGGGCTGTTCGTCTTCGTCTTCGGCGGCGCGATCGGGGCCGGCGGCGACCGCGCGCAGTACACCACCTTCCTGATACCGGGGCTGATGGTGATCCTCGGGATGACCATCGCCATGGCCGTGGGCGTCGGCGTCAACGACGACTTCCGTACGGGCGTGATGGACCGCTTCCGCACGATGCCCATCGCCCGCTCCTCGGTGCTGCTGGCCAAGGTCGTGGTGGAGACCGGCCGGATGCTGGTCGCCATCACGGTGCTCCTCGTCTTCGGCGCGCTGCTCGGCTTCGACCTCACCGGACACTGGCCGGGCCTGCTGGCCGCGGTCGCCCTGACCGCCGTCTTCGGCACCTCACTGGTGTGGGGATTCATGCTGCTGGGCCTCACCATGCGCACCGCTCAGGCCATCCAGGGACTCTCGGTCGTGGTGCTGACCCCACTGCAATTCGCCTCCTCGATCTTCGTGCCGCCCGCGACCATGCCGGAGTGGCTCCAGACCTTCACCCGCTTCAACCCCCTGACCCACATGGCCGACGCGGCCCGCGGACTCGCCCTGGGCGAGGGGCCGGTGGCGGGCCCGGTGTTCTGGACGCTGGTGTGGTCGGCGGCCCTCACCGCGCTCACCGCCCCGCCGGCCATCGCCAAGTTCCGCACCAAGACCTGACACCCGATCCCGTACGGAGCGGAGTACCTCCCCCGGCACGCCCTCGGCGTGGCTCCCTCCGCACGAAGAAGACGTGCCCGGCCCCCTCCGGCCACCCCCGGGCCGAAGGAGGCCGGGCACGCACCCCTCTCCCCCCAAGTCCGGTCGTACGGGGCGTTGCCCGCGCTCTCGGCATACGGCCGGACCCTCACCGTCGTGGCGCCGCACCGCCGGGCGGGTTCCGCCTCGGCAAGCGACCGGCCACCGTGGTGAGGGTCCGGCGACAGGGACGACCCCTAGGGCGCCCCGTCCGGCTGATGGCCCTCCCGCTCCGGGAAGTCCCCCGCGGAGGCGGTCATCCCCGGCGGGGTGTCGGCGAGCGCGGTCGCGACCTCCACCACGGTGGTAGTCCCGGCCGCGACCTGCCGCCAGCCGTCCGCCAGCGCCCCGGCCAGCTCGTCGGCGTCCGTCACCCGCCGGTATCCCAGGCCATAGGCGCTGGTCAGGCCCTCGGTTCCGGTCGGGCGGGGGCGGGTGAAGGCGAAGCGCGAGTGAGTGCCGGAAACCCGGTCGAGGTTGGACTGGAGCCAGCCGTAGCCGCCGTTGTCGAGGACGACATAGAGGACGGCGGCGCCCGCGTCGGCGACGGTGGGCAGCTCGCTGCGGAAGAGGTTGAAGGCTCCGTCGCCGACCACCGCGACCACCGGCCGCCCGGCCGGCTCGGCCAGCCGTACGCCCACCGCGGCGGCCGCGCCGAAGCCGAGCGGGGTCTGCTCGCTGGGCACCACGGAGCCGCCGCCGGACCCCAGCGACCAGTGCGGGAAGAAGTACGACCACATGTCCTGGAGGCCGTTCTCCTGGACGAGGACCCGGTCGGCGGGGACGGCGCGGTCGAGGGCGGCCAGCACCCGGGCGACCGGCACGGCCCCGTCGGCCACCGTCTTGGCGGCCTCCTCGGCGCGGTCCGCGGCGCGCTGCACCAGCGCGGCACGCGCCGCACGGACCCGCGCCGGCCAGGCCTCGGCGGGCCGGTGACCGGCCAGCAGCTCCGCCCAGCCGTCCACGATCCGTCCGGCGTCCCCCAGCACATGGGCGCCGGGCCGCTCCATGGTCAGGCTCTCCTCCCCCAACACGGCCTGAATCACCAGGAGTTGAGCGGCGTCCTCCGGCCAGCCGAAGGTGGCGGTCTCCTCCAGCCGGCTGCCCAGCGCGATGACGAGGTCCGCCTCGCGCCACAGCGCGTCCATCGGGGCGACCGTGTAGAGGCCGCTGACACCGCAGTGGAGCGGGTGGTCCTCGGCGACCGTGCCACGTCCTGAGGCGGTACTGAAGAGGCCGGCGCCGATCCGCTCGGCGAAGCGCTCGATGCGGCGGCCGGTGTTGCGGTGCCGGGCGCCGCCGCCGACCAGCAGTAACGGCCGCTCGGCGGCGGCGATCCGCGCCGCGGTCGCGGCCAGCGCGTCCGGGTCGGGGGCCGGCCGCTGGGGCGCGGCCGGGCGCCACGGTCCGCTGCGGGTGACCGGTTCGGCGGCGATCTGCTCGGCGAGCTCCAGGTAGATCGGCCCCGGAGCGCCGTTGACGGCGAGCGCGGCGGCCTTCTCCAGGGCGCCGGGCAGCCGCTCGGCGTGGTCGACGCGGGCCGCCCACTTCACGTACGGGCGGACCGCGGTCAGCTGGTCGAGCTCCTGGAAGGCGCCGGTGCCGAGCCGGTCGAGCCGGGTGCCGTCGGCGATGAGGATCAGCGGTGCGGCGGCGGAGCGCGCCTCCAGGACGCCGGTGAGCGCATTGGTCAGCGCCGGGCCCTTGCCGATCACGCAGACACCGGGACGGCCCGACGCGAGCGCGTAACCGGTCGCCATGAACAGGGCGTTGCGCTGGTCCCGGCAGAGCACCACGGTGGTGTCGGACCGCTCCAGCTCGCCGAGCAGCGCCATGTCGTCACCGGGCAGCCCGAACACGACCTCGGTGCCCAGGTGGTGGAGGTGGTCGGCGATCGCGGCCCAGGCGGTGGGGTGGGTGTACGAGGTCATCGGCCGGCTCCCGGACCGTGGGCGGCGACGGCCTTGGAGATCAGCACGGGCTCGGCCCGCACTTCCTCGCCGTCGAAGATGTAGTTGGCCATCCGTCCGTAGCCGCCGAACGGGGCGTTGCCGTCGTCGATGGACAGCAAGGTGGTGTCGAGGGTGACGGTGGTGCGCCGGCGCAGTGCCTCGACGAGGCCGGGGGCGTGACCGTAGACGCTGGAGCCCAGGGCGCGTTCGGTGAACATGCCGGTGGTGAGGGTCGCGGCCAGGGCGTCCTGGTCGCGGTAGCCGGCGATGTTGAAGATCGGGGCGAAGAACTCCGGTACGTGGGTGCGCGGTGTGACCTCCTCGCCGACGACGACGGTGGGGTCGAGCCGCCGGGCGCGGAAGTCGACATGCCCGCCGTGCACGATGCCGCCGCGGTTACGGGCCAGGAACTGCGCGCCGTCCTCCAGCGCGCTCTCGTAGAAGATCGGCCCGAAGTCGGCGTCCGGGTCGGAATACGGGCCGTAGCGCAGCCCCTTCAGCTCGCTGACCAGGGCGTCGACGAAGGGGTCGAGCAGCGACTCATGGACGGTGAACAGGTCGGGGCCCAGGCAGTCCTGGCCGGTGTTGAGGACCCGGATGGCGATGGCGTCGCGGGCCGCCTGCTCGACATCGGCGCCGGGGGCGACGACGAACGGGTTGACGCCGGAGCCGAGGAAGAGGAAGAGCTGCCCGGGGGAGAGCTGGGCGCGGATCTGTTCGGCGTTGGCGTAGGCGCCGGTGAAGACGACGACATCGGCGGGGCGTACGTGATCCTGCAGGAATTCCCGCTGGCTGGCGCCGGAGAGGGTGATGGGCAGACCGTGCTGCTCGGCGAGCAGGGTGTGCAGCCGGTGCATCTGGTCCTTGACGCGGCTGGAGGGACGGAAGACCAGCCGGTCGGTGTAGAGCGCGGGGACCAGGAGGTAGAGGGCGTAGGAGTAGAGGATGACGTTCGACGGCATGAAGGCGGCCAGCCGGGGGACCCGGCCGGGCCGGTGGGCGGCCACCTCGTCCAGGGCCCCGTCGAGGGTGGCGACGGTCGACTCGATCTCGTAGCGCGCGGCGCGGTGGGTGGAGATCTCGCACAGCAGATCGTGCACGGTACCGGCGTCGTTCACCAGGAAGTCCCGGACCCGGTGCACGGCTGCCGCGCGTCGGCTGTCAGTGCTGTCCTCCGGCTCGGCGGCCACGGTCGGCCATGCGGGAGCGGAGCTCATATGTCCCTCCTCGGGGCGTAGTCCATGGAGGGTCAGCGTCAGCCAATAGTCATTTATTGTCAAGCATAGTCATTGCGCTCGACTGTCCCATATGACAAGCGGCCCCGCTCCCGGCCGGCCCATGAGACCCCCCACCTCCCCGCTCTCCCCGGTACCGAGCGCCCGAGCTGGCCTCTCAGCTGTCGCGATGCCCGCACAGCGGAAACGGGAATGGCGTACTCCGAAAGTGACAAAAAATGACTCCTGTCGGGCGCCAGACCATCCACAGGCGCCCCTGAGCGGACCTCCGGTGAGTAGACTCGCGGTCATCACGTTCCCTCTGTCCGCAGCCGTCCGCGCCTTGCCACCGTCCGTCCGCCCCACTCAACTGCGAGCGATTTTCTTGACGATTGAGCAGCCTGCTTTCGGTAAGCGAGTGCGGGAGGTCCGGCGCGCTCAGGGTCTGTCCCAGGGGGACCTGGCCGGGGACGATCTCTCCCCCAGCTATGTCTCGCTGGTCGAGAACGGCCGCAGAATCCCCAGCGCCAAGATCGCCCGGTCCATCGCCGAACGCCTCGGCACGACGGTCGAGGCGCTGTGCGCCACCGACGAGCCGGGGGACCGGC
This Streptomyces decoyicus DNA region includes the following protein-coding sequences:
- a CDS encoding class III lanthipeptide, whose protein sequence is MTLRRSAPPSAAAADTEFGVLYALYAPGSDNGREGFEMSIMDLQGLEVPGERDAQALGSTVSTGC
- a CDS encoding class III lanthipeptide, yielding MTIMDLQGLEVPGEREAQALGSTVSTGC
- the lanKC gene encoding class III lanthionine synthetase LanKC; protein product: MRDGAESFALADRTFFDWPGNWDLEATRFPAPPLPDGWTRDDNDAWTFCRPPEDHLPDQGWKIHVSAAQEDAHRTLADVAAHCTRHGIAFKYLKSANVLRALSRKYAQRSSAGKLLTVYPVDEAELARTLEGLDALVGGRPGPYVLTDLRFREGPLYVRYGGFRTRYMEDADGELVTAFRRPDGTPEPDRRAPVFHTPDWVGMPDILKDSLAARQAVDDFPYRITGALHFSHGGGVYRAEPAGDHALGAGERSVVLKEGRPYSGTDGVGRDAVARLAHEHRILAKLAGLPGIPRTFGTFQVRDHLFLVLEEIEGQDFQSWLAGIYPLTVPEPDESAVAAHRDRALALFGRIEALIASVHGRGVRIGDLHPGNFIIQPGDIPVLLDFEVADAIDLATPSSLGAPGFHRADATGADGDHYALAAIALWMFLPLAALGGLAPDKASALLDTAARRFGLPGDLVARLAPQLAPNDNTTSPLRSAPGAFPPPDVLTSIGRGLRDSATPHRTDRLYPGDFAQFAEGGAGFGHGAAGVLWARHTVLGEHDEEGAAWLRAAVDRVPAERTGFYDGLHGMAYVLRELGDDEGALRALDRAADRLSVRHCPSLYRGLSGVGLNLLHFADALDSAALRQQALGLADRVTERLAAARTEPVEHKRRRGSTHAAGLMYGWSGPALFLLRAHRSTGDRGLLDEAVRAVHRDLDRCASGPQDTLQVDEGFRLLPYLDNGSAGIALVAADLLRHRDDARIREALPALLRACSSDFVIESGLWGGRAGLIGTLATLREWVPLPAETAERQLRRHLTNLHQHAMTLNGATVFPCDGRARISMDVATGGAGVLLALGAAERGTELLPFLTDSRSAAAVHSAAPERARGAHGAANPTAPSGTAGTADNGREVS
- a CDS encoding GNAT family N-acetyltransferase — encoded protein: MQGRLVTLEWPGDDDWAAIASWLRPGSPAAVLSGDWELLGAAEVEAANRSGRVHHLVIRTKDGDGIGTVSYQRSGRIGGFTVGGAIGSPELWRRGYGAEAVVLLVDYLFHQLDAHRVQVTTAGYNKGIIRLMTKTPFVVEGILRDHCYLDGAYHDSIVWGLLRDEHYASLKPSADNRVLAVGLADFVDGDDKAQARAVLAEHLTTTGRTALAEFLDDDPAQHDGATPDAAARADGLHDTARTDEPVPAAAAPARGAA
- a CDS encoding beta-ketoacyl-[acyl-carrier-protein] synthase family protein; amino-acid sequence: MELREDRRRVVVTGCGVVSPVGNTTADFWAALLAGRSGLGPVTRFDASDLPVRIGGEVTDFDTTGYLTPQEARRSDSFTQYAVVAAAQALRAAGLEPPAGIDPYRFAAVIGSGYGAAHAIQQQYDVLKEKGPRRVSPYHSVLTAIDHPASLLSIKYGIGGPSCAVSAACATGAVAIGEATELIRSGRADIALAGGADDSLTATDLAGTANAQALSRRNEDPEGASRPFDRDRAGFVMAVGAGVLTLEEAGHAERRGAPILAEVAGYAATTDAHHVTALDPTGAGAIRAVRGALADAGRAPEEVGQVSAHGTGTVQNDRIEAAILREVLGPDQLPRTPITAVKSMTGHMLGASGAVEAIAAVLSLRDRKIPPIRNCDHPEEPDLDLVVKGARDWDGDVVLSNSFGFGGHNAVLVLTRYTG
- a CDS encoding DUF5708 family protein; protein product: MKGIAVGIVLAIVGLVLWLTTKEVETPIVSLHKAGLILAIIGGAEALFALLGLGKKANK